In a genomic window of Glycine max cultivar Williams 82 chromosome 13, Glycine_max_v4.0, whole genome shotgun sequence:
- the LOC100775655 gene encoding uncharacterized protein isoform X1, whose protein sequence is MATSSKFDPSSSSPDKPLYPGQRGSHIAASLDRSGSFRESMENPILSSLPNMLRSSSLATNGDVESFFNYVRFDPKLLTLEHKSNRQMDFKRHVNAALGISPDESPSSSSKGKLLPSPVPEDMKRVKDALGANIVKARERVKMFSEALSVFHEVFPAITSKKRSRAEGFSNDRSNVMLSDRPVLGPSIGKVGVQGHPVTGGFELEQQKSDERTKNVVPNKRTRTSMVDVRMDVRTNSLVRPSGTVDRDKEKLRIANNGVVQSEERTLPIGGDGWEKSKMKKKRSCIKLDVSPSTTLTKPVNTFQETKQGMQQRLATDSRSKLTNDSHSFRPVVSNGTVGAGKSDGISQQTGLGIRASTPRNNQDNNSLVNDRRGRPVSSDKERVNFRAVNKATARDEFNSASPTSSAKINTAIRAPRSGSGVAPKLSPVVHRAGVSNDWELSHSTTKPPAAGGTNNRKRVASARSSSPPVVPWQRPQKSSRTARRTNFMPIVPNSDEASALDTASDVAGNDLGLGFARRLAGSSPQQIKQKGDPSSSAALSESEESGVADVKPKEKGRKAEEIDQKSGQNVQKVSNMVLPTRKNKLVSGEEHGDGVRRQGRTGRSLAATRSMIPMTSEKLGNIGTAKQLRSARLGSDKNESKAGRPPSRKLSDRKAYARQKPAINAAADFFVGSEDGHEELLAAVKGVINSAHAFSSPFWRQMEPFFSLITEEDITYWKQKVNLESSTLTPTPVPSNIDGCETIVNGYGLMGCERDAGFDAQWNAGIVAEQSQLSKGDHNVIPLCQRLIAALISEEECSGGSEHFKFDAYDNEFEPDREPELNGLDHHSGTDFQFACHSAYNGFRILDKPEQDETERDIVGIPPTGLNSSFDKSVNGFLHDKAMSSFTCSELQYDSLDINDKLLLELKSIGISPAPVPDMLQTDDEGISEDIIRLEELYLGQISKKKNLLYGLFESASVDKELQEKDFEQRALDKLVVMAYEKYMACWGPSPSGGKNTSNKMAKQAALGFVKRTLGRCHQFEDTGKSCFSDPLFKDMFLAESSKPYASSLSVEARTASMGSQQSPSQFSQNMDNHDLNSSDVLPGLNYSSEQTSGKEDLWSNRVKKRELSLDDVGGTPGISSAPGIGSSVTSSAKGKRSERDRDGKGHSREVLSRNGTTKVGRPASSSAKGDRKSKTKPKQKATQNSVSVNGLLGKLTEQPKPALPSVPKSNEMPTNSNAKEKDEFGLGGLDDHEPIDLSNLQLPGMDVLGVGDDQGQDLGSWLNIDDDGLQDHDDFMGGLEIPMDDLSDLNMMV, encoded by the exons ATGGCAACATCTAGCAAGTTTGATCCATCTTCTAGTAGCCCGGACAAACCATTGTACCCTGGGCAACGTGGATCCCACATAGCTGCTTCATTAGATAGATCAGGTAGCTTTCGCGAAAGCATGGAAAATCCAATTCTGTCTTCTCTTCCGAACATGTTAAGAAGCAGTTCTCTAGCAACAAATGGAGATGTGGAAAGCTTCTTCAATTATGTGCGTTTTGATCCAAAGTTGTTAACACTAGAGCATAAGTCTAATCGTCAAATGGATTTTAAGCGACATGTTAATGCTGCTCTTGGAATTTCACCTGATGAATCTCCATCTAGTTCTTCAAAAGGCAAGCTACTGCCATCGCCTGTACCAGAAGACATGAAACGGGTAAAGGATGCTTTGGGTGCAAACATTGTGAAGGCAAG GGAACGTGTGAAAATGTTTAGTGAGGCTTTATCTGTATTCCATGAAGTTTTCCCAGCTATAACTTCAAAGAAAAGATCTCGAGCTGAAGGTTTTTCTAATGACCGTTCTAATGTCATGTTAAGTGATCGTCCAGTCTTGGGGCCAAGCATAGGCAAGGTTGGAGTTCAAGGTCATCCTGTCACAGGTGGTTTTGAACTTGAGCAGCAAAAGTCTGATGAACGTACCAAAAATGTTGTTCCAAACAAGCGCACTCGAACTTCTATGGTTGATGTAAGG aTGGATGTGCGGACTAATTCTCTCGTCAGGCCATCAGGGACAGTTGACAGAGATAAGGAAAAGCTACGGATTGCCAACAATGGTGTCGTTCAGAGTGAAGAACGAACCTTACCTATTGGAGGTGATGGTTGGGAAAAGtcaaaaatgaagaagaagcgTTCCTGTATCAAACTAGATGTTTCTCCAAGTACAACATTGACTAAACCTGTTAACACCTTCCAAGAAACTAAACAGGGAATGCAACAAAGACTTGCTACCGATTCGCGATCAAAATTGACTAATGATTCTCATTCTTTCAG gcCAGTAGTTTCTAATGGAACTGTTGGAGCTGGAAAATCAGATGGTATCTCTCAACAAACTGGGTTGGGCATACGAGCTTCTACCCCTAGAAACAACCAAGATAATAATTCCCTTGTCAATGATAGGAGGGGTCGTCCTGTTAGTTCAGACAAGGAAAGGGTGAACTTCAGAGCTGTAAACAA GGCAACTGCACGTGATGAATTTAATTCAGCTAGCCCTACCTCAAGTGCCAAAATAAACACTGCTATTCGGGCTCCACGATCAGGTTCTGGAGTTGCCCCCAAGTTGTCACCAGTTGTCCATAGAGCAGGTGTTTCTAATGATTGGGAACTGTCTCACTCTACCACAAAGCCCCCTGCTGCTGGTGGTACTAACAATCGTAAACGTGTAGCATCAGCACGGTCATCTTCCCCACCTGTTGTCCCCTGGCAGAGACCACAAAAGAGCTCTCGCACTGCTAGAAGAACAAATTTCATGCCTATTGTTCCAAATAGTGATGAAGCTTCAGCTTTGGATACTGCATCTGATGTGGCTGGTAATGATCTTGGGTTAGGATTTGCCAGACGCTTGGCTGGCAGTTCTCCTcagcaaattaaacaaaaaggtGATCCTTCATCTTCAGCTGCCTTGTCTGAAAGTGAAGAGTCAGGGGTAGCTGATGTtaaaccaaaagaaaagggtAGGAAAGCGGAAGAGATAGATCAGAAATCTGGACAAAATGTTCAAAAGGTGTCTAATATGGTATTGCCAACAAGAAAGAATAAGCTTGTTTCTGGGGAAGAACATGGAGATGGTGTTCGGAGGCAAGGGAGGACAGGACGCAGTCTTGCTGCCACAAGGTCAATGATTCCAATGACATCTGAGAAGCTTGGGAATATAGGAACTGCAAAACAGCTTAGAAGTGCAAGACTAGGATCCGATAAGAATGAAAG CAAGGCAGGTCGTCCACCATCCAGGAAACTTTCTGATCGCAAGGCCTATGCACGTCAAAAGCCTGCTATTAATGCAGCTGCAGATTTTTTTG TTGGGTCGGAAGATGGACATGAAGAGCTGCTAGCTGCTGTAAAGGGTGTTATCAACTCTG CTCATGCATTCTCCAGCCCCTTCTGGAGGCAGATGGAGCCTTTCTTCAGTTTGATAACTGAGGAGGATATTACTTACTGGAAGCAAAAG GTAAATCTTGAATCAAGCACTCTGACACCAACTCCCGTTCCTTCAAATATAGATGGCTGTGAAACCATTGTTAATGGATATGGGTTGATGGGCTGTGAAAGAGATGCTGGATTtgatgctcaatggaatgctgGAATTGTTGCAGAACAGTCACAACTATCTAAGGGAGATCATAATGTGATTCCTCTCTGTCAAAGGCTTATAGCTGCTTTAATCTCAGAGGAGGAGTGTAGTGGTGGAAGTGAACACTTCAAGTTTGATGCATATGATAATGAATTTGAGCCTGATCGGGAACCAGAATTGAATGGTTTGGATCACCACTCAGGAACAGATTTTCAGTTTGCTTGTCATTCTGCTTATAATGGTTTCAGGATTTTGGACAAGCCAGAACAGGATGAAACTGAAAGGGATATAGTTGGTATTCCTCCAACTGGGTTGAATTCAAGCTTTGATAAATCCGTAAATGGTTTTCTTCATGATAAAGCAATGTCTAGCTTCACCTGTTCAGAGTTACAATATGATAGCTTGGATATAAATGATAAGCTTCTCTTGGAGCTTAAAAGTATTGGAATTTCCCCAGCACCAGTG ccTGATATGTTGCAAACAGATGATGAAGGAATATCAGAGGATATTATTAGGTTGGAGGAGCTTTACCTAGGACAG ATTTCCAAGAAGAAAAACTTGCTATATGGATTGTTCGAATCTGCCTCAGTGGATaaagaacttcaagaaaa GGATTTTGAGCAACGTGCTCTAGATAAACTTGTTGTGATGGCTTATGAGAAATACATG GCTTGTTGGGGTCCTAGTCCCTCTGGTGGGAAAAATACAAGCAACAAAATGGCCAAGCAAGCTGCATTGGGATTTGTCAAACGGACATTGGGGCGATGCCATCAATTTGAAGATACTGGCAAGAGCTGCTTCAGTGATCCTTTATTCAAGGATATGTTCCTTGCTGAATCCTCAAAACCTTATGCCTCTTCCCTTTCTGTGGAAGCAAGAACAG CTTCCATGGGTTCACAGCAGAGCCCATCACAGTTTAGTCAGAATATGGATAATCATGATCTCAATTCATCAGATGTGCTTCCTGGTTTAAATTACTCATCTGAGCAAACAAGTGGGAAGGAAGATCTCTGGTCAAACAGAGTGAAGAAGAGGGAATTGTCCCTTGACGATGTTGGCGGTACTCCAGGTATTTCTAGTGCTCCAGGCATCGGAAGTTCTGTAACAAGCAGTGCAAAAGGAAAGAGAAGTGAGAGAGACAGAGACGGAAAGGGGCACAGCAGGGAGGTACTATCCAGAAATGGAACTACTAAAGTTGGTAGGCCAGCATCATCCAGTGCTAAGGGAGATAGAAAATCTAAAACAAAGCCTAAGCAGAAAGCAACTCAGAATTCTGTTTCTGTGAATGGCCTCCTTGGGAAGCTAACAGAGCAACCAAAACCAGCATTGCCTTCTGTTCCAAAGTCTAATGAAATGCCTACAAATAGCAATGCAAAGGAAAAGGATGAGTTTGGCTTGGGTGGATTGGATGACCACGAGCCTATTGACTTGTCCAACCTGCAGCTACCTGGAATGGATGTACTTGGTGTTGGTGATGACCAAGGTCAGGATCTTGGTTCGTGGTTGAATATTGATGATGATGGATTACAAGATCATGATGACTTTATGGGCGGCCTTGAAATCCCAATGGATGATCTATCGGACTTGAATATGATGGTTTGA
- the LOC100789734 gene encoding mitogen-activated protein kinase kinase 2 has translation MKKGNLGLGLKLSVPVSDQSNFARFLTESGTFKDGDLLVNRDGVRIVSQNDVEAPPPIKPTDNQLTLADIDVIKVVGKGNGGVVQLVQHKWTSQFFALKVIQMNIEESMRKQIAQELKINQQAQCPYVVVCYQSFYENGVISIILEYMDGGSLADLLKKVKTIPEDYLAAICKQVLKGLVYLHHEKHIIHRDLKPSNLLINHIGEVKITDFGVSAIMESTSGQANTFIGTYNYMSPERINGSQRGYNYKSDIWSLGLILLECALGRFPYAPPDQSETWESIFELIETIVDKPPPIPPSEQFSTEFCSFISACLQKDPKDRLSAQELMAHPFVNMYDDLEVDLSAYFSNAGSPLATL, from the exons ATGAAGAAAGGAAACTTGGGACTTGGTCTCAAACTCTCAGTTCCTGTGTCTGATCAATCTAATTTTGCCAGGTTCCT GACTGAAAGTGGGACTTTTAAGGATGGGGATCTGCTTGTCAACAGGGATGGAGTTCGAATTGTCTCTCAGAATGATGTCGAAGCT CCACCTCCAATCAAGCCTACAGACAACCAGTTAACTTTGGCAGACATAGATGTAATCAAAGTTGTTGGAAAGGGAAATGGAGGGGTAGTTCAATTGGTGCAACACAAATGGACTAGTCAGTTTTTTGCGTTGAAG GTAATTCAGATGAATATTGAGGAGTCTATGCGCAAGCAGATTGCACAAGAGCTGAAAATTAATCAACAAGCACAATGTCCTTATGTTGTTGTCTGCTACCAATCATTCTATGAAAACGGTGTCATATCAATCATCTTAGAGTACATGGATGGAGGTTCCTTAGCTGATCTGCTGAAGAAAGTTAAAACAATTCCAGAGGATTATCTTGCTGCCATCTGTAAGCAG GTGCTGAAGGGTTTAGTTTATCTCCACCACGAAAAGCATATTATCCACAGAGACTTAAAACCTTCTAATTTGTTAATAAATCATATTGGTGAAGTAAAGATTACTGACTTTGGTGTGAGTGCAATTATGGAAAGTACATCTGGTCAAGCAAATACTTTCATTGGAACCTACAACTATATGTCT CCAGAGAGAATCAATGGAAGCCAGCGAGGCTACAACTACAAAAGTGATATATGGAGTTTGGGACTAATATTACTTGAGTGTGCTTTGGGTCGGTTTCCATATGCACCGCCTGATCAAAGTGAAACATGGGAAAGCATTTTTGAGCTTATTGAAACCATTGTCGATAAACCTCCTCCTATCCCTCCTTCTGAACAATTTTCTACAGAATTTTGCTCATTTATCTCAGCATG TCTACAGAAAGACCCAAAGGATCGACTGTCAGCTCAGGAATTAATG GCACATCCTTTTGTCAACATGTATGATGACTTGGAGGTGGATCTTTCAGCTTACTTCTCAAATGCAGGATCTCCTCTTGCAACCTTATAA
- the LOC100789207 gene encoding protein phosphatase 2C 77, which produces MEEISSSVAVPFTLGVGNLIQKESAVTTHMEITGLKLMANTAAAALMLNPAVECLKENQVGAALVSEMVIECESNWVLNEGLNQARKEDELMLAVDFQCLHSSSSQSVANGKSDPCREEAALWKSSFSEIDSPIIIKVDDDVDGKSGISKLCPSTKLVEDTVCFAMDITNEDQSGSDESDPRPSAVLLDQLPGENKTWRTSNPNALKLNSGPLWGCSSICGMRQEMEDAISVRPQLFQVSSQMLINDHVNENGKQSLAHFFAVYDGHGGLQVANYCQERLHSTLIEEIETAQSSSAETNGRDDWQDQWKKAFINCFQKMDDEVGGIGASNKGNNSGGSESNIETVAPETAGSTAAVAILSQTHIIVANCGDSRTVLYRGKEAMPLSSDHKPNREDERARIEAAGGRVIHWKGYRVLGVLAMSRSIGDRYLKPWIIPEPEVNIVRREKNDQCLILASDGLWDVMTNEEACEVAKKRILLWHKKYGDNGTTGRSEGADPAAQSAAEYLTKLAIHRGSQDNISVIVIDLKAQRKIKRKP; this is translated from the exons ATGGAGGAAATATCTTCTAGTGTTGCAGTACCTTTTACACTTGGTGttggaaatttgattcaaaaggAGTCTGCAGTGACCACTCACATGGAGATAACTGGGCTGAAGCTTATGGCAAATACAGCAGCTGCTGCTTTGATGTTAAATCCGGCAGTGGAGTGTTTAAAGGAGAATCAAGTTGGAGCTGCTCTTGTTTCAGAAATGGTTATTGAATGTGAGAGTAATTGGGTCTTGAATGAAGGCCTTAACCAGGCAAGAAAGGAAGATGAATTAATGTTAGCAGTGGATTTTCAGTGTCTGCATAGTTCAAGCTCTCAATCTGTGGCTAATGGCAAAAGTGATCCTTGTAGGGAGGAAGCTGCGTTGTGGAAGAGTAGCTTTTCTGAAATAGATTCACCAATCATCATTAAGGTGGATGATGATGTTGATGGTAAGTCTGGAATAAGCAAGCTGTGTCCATCAACGAAGCTAGTGGAGGACACAGTTTGTTTTGCTATGGATATTACTAACGAGGATCAAAGTGGATCAGATGAGTCTGATCCTAGACCATCCGCTGTGCTTCTTGATCAGTTGCCAGGGGAGAATAAAACATGGAGAACAAGCAACCCGAATGCTTTGAAATTGAATAGTGGCCCTCTCTGGGGTTGTTCATCAATTTGTGGAATGAGACAGGAGATGGAAGATGCTATTTCTGTTAGACCTCAACTTTTTCAAGTTTCTTCACAGATGTTGATTAATGACCATGTGAATGAGAATGGAAAACAGTCACTAGCCCACTTTTTTGCTGTCTACGATGGACATGGGGGCCTTCAG GTTGCCAATTACTGCCAGGAACGTCTTCATTCAACGTTGATTGAGGAGATAGAGACTGCACAATCAAGTTCGGCTGAAACAAATGGGAGAGATGATTGGCAGGACCAATGGAAGAAAGCATTCATCAATTGTTTTCAGAAAATGGATGATGAGGTTGGAGGAATTGGTGCAAGTAACAAAGGAAACAACAGTGGTGGGTCTGAGTCTAATATTGAAACTGTTGCTCCTGAGACTGCTGGCTCCACTGCAGCGGTTGCCATTTTAAGCCAAACCCACATCATAGTTGCAAATTGTGGAGATTCAAGAACTGTCTTATACCGTGGAAAAGAAGCCATGCCATTGTCTTCTGACCACAAA CCAAATAGAGAGGATGAGCGGGCTCGGATAGAAGCTGCGGGAGGAAGAGTCATACATTGGAAAGGATATCGAGTTCTTGGTGTCTTGGCGATGTCAAGGTCCATAG GTGATAGATACCTGAAACCATGGATAATTCCAGAACCTGAAGTCAATATTGTGCGTCGAGAAAAAAATGATCAGTGTCTTATTCTAGCAAGTGATGGTTTATGGGATGTAATGACAAATGAAGAAGCATGCGAGGTTGCAAAGAAGCGAATCCTTCTTTGGCACAAGAAGTATGGTGACAACGGCACAACAGGACGCAGTGAAGGAGCGGATCCTGCAGCTCAGTCAGCTGCAGAGTATCTAACTAAGCTTGCCATCCACAGGGGAAGCCAAGATAACATCTCTGTAATTGTGATAGACTTAAAGgctcaaagaaaaattaagagaaagcCATAA
- the LOC100775655 gene encoding uncharacterized protein isoform X2, whose product MATSSKFDPSSSSPDKPLYPGQRGSHIAASLDRSGSFRESMENPILSSLPNMLRSSSLATNGDVESFFNYVRFDPKLLTLEHKSNRQMDFKRHVNAALGISPDESPSSSSKGKLLPSPVPEDMKRVKDALGANIVKARERVKMFSEALSVFHEVFPAITSKKRSRAEGFSNDRSNVMLSDRPVLGPSIGKVGVQGHPVTGGFELEQQKSDERTKNVVPNKRTRTSMVDVRMDVRTNSLVRPSGTVDRDKEKLRIANNGVVQSEERTLPIGGDGWEKSKMKKKRSCIKLDVSPSTTLTKPVNTFQETKQGMQQRLATDSRSKLTNDSHSFRATARDEFNSASPTSSAKINTAIRAPRSGSGVAPKLSPVVHRAGVSNDWELSHSTTKPPAAGGTNNRKRVASARSSSPPVVPWQRPQKSSRTARRTNFMPIVPNSDEASALDTASDVAGNDLGLGFARRLAGSSPQQIKQKGDPSSSAALSESEESGVADVKPKEKGRKAEEIDQKSGQNVQKVSNMVLPTRKNKLVSGEEHGDGVRRQGRTGRSLAATRSMIPMTSEKLGNIGTAKQLRSARLGSDKNESKAGRPPSRKLSDRKAYARQKPAINAAADFFVGSEDGHEELLAAVKGVINSAHAFSSPFWRQMEPFFSLITEEDITYWKQKVNLESSTLTPTPVPSNIDGCETIVNGYGLMGCERDAGFDAQWNAGIVAEQSQLSKGDHNVIPLCQRLIAALISEEECSGGSEHFKFDAYDNEFEPDREPELNGLDHHSGTDFQFACHSAYNGFRILDKPEQDETERDIVGIPPTGLNSSFDKSVNGFLHDKAMSSFTCSELQYDSLDINDKLLLELKSIGISPAPVPDMLQTDDEGISEDIIRLEELYLGQISKKKNLLYGLFESASVDKELQEKDFEQRALDKLVVMAYEKYMACWGPSPSGGKNTSNKMAKQAALGFVKRTLGRCHQFEDTGKSCFSDPLFKDMFLAESSKPYASSLSVEARTASMGSQQSPSQFSQNMDNHDLNSSDVLPGLNYSSEQTSGKEDLWSNRVKKRELSLDDVGGTPGISSAPGIGSSVTSSAKGKRSERDRDGKGHSREVLSRNGTTKVGRPASSSAKGDRKSKTKPKQKATQNSVSVNGLLGKLTEQPKPALPSVPKSNEMPTNSNAKEKDEFGLGGLDDHEPIDLSNLQLPGMDVLGVGDDQGQDLGSWLNIDDDGLQDHDDFMGGLEIPMDDLSDLNMMV is encoded by the exons ATGGCAACATCTAGCAAGTTTGATCCATCTTCTAGTAGCCCGGACAAACCATTGTACCCTGGGCAACGTGGATCCCACATAGCTGCTTCATTAGATAGATCAGGTAGCTTTCGCGAAAGCATGGAAAATCCAATTCTGTCTTCTCTTCCGAACATGTTAAGAAGCAGTTCTCTAGCAACAAATGGAGATGTGGAAAGCTTCTTCAATTATGTGCGTTTTGATCCAAAGTTGTTAACACTAGAGCATAAGTCTAATCGTCAAATGGATTTTAAGCGACATGTTAATGCTGCTCTTGGAATTTCACCTGATGAATCTCCATCTAGTTCTTCAAAAGGCAAGCTACTGCCATCGCCTGTACCAGAAGACATGAAACGGGTAAAGGATGCTTTGGGTGCAAACATTGTGAAGGCAAG GGAACGTGTGAAAATGTTTAGTGAGGCTTTATCTGTATTCCATGAAGTTTTCCCAGCTATAACTTCAAAGAAAAGATCTCGAGCTGAAGGTTTTTCTAATGACCGTTCTAATGTCATGTTAAGTGATCGTCCAGTCTTGGGGCCAAGCATAGGCAAGGTTGGAGTTCAAGGTCATCCTGTCACAGGTGGTTTTGAACTTGAGCAGCAAAAGTCTGATGAACGTACCAAAAATGTTGTTCCAAACAAGCGCACTCGAACTTCTATGGTTGATGTAAGG aTGGATGTGCGGACTAATTCTCTCGTCAGGCCATCAGGGACAGTTGACAGAGATAAGGAAAAGCTACGGATTGCCAACAATGGTGTCGTTCAGAGTGAAGAACGAACCTTACCTATTGGAGGTGATGGTTGGGAAAAGtcaaaaatgaagaagaagcgTTCCTGTATCAAACTAGATGTTTCTCCAAGTACAACATTGACTAAACCTGTTAACACCTTCCAAGAAACTAAACAGGGAATGCAACAAAGACTTGCTACCGATTCGCGATCAAAATTGACTAATGATTCTCATTCTTTCAG GGCAACTGCACGTGATGAATTTAATTCAGCTAGCCCTACCTCAAGTGCCAAAATAAACACTGCTATTCGGGCTCCACGATCAGGTTCTGGAGTTGCCCCCAAGTTGTCACCAGTTGTCCATAGAGCAGGTGTTTCTAATGATTGGGAACTGTCTCACTCTACCACAAAGCCCCCTGCTGCTGGTGGTACTAACAATCGTAAACGTGTAGCATCAGCACGGTCATCTTCCCCACCTGTTGTCCCCTGGCAGAGACCACAAAAGAGCTCTCGCACTGCTAGAAGAACAAATTTCATGCCTATTGTTCCAAATAGTGATGAAGCTTCAGCTTTGGATACTGCATCTGATGTGGCTGGTAATGATCTTGGGTTAGGATTTGCCAGACGCTTGGCTGGCAGTTCTCCTcagcaaattaaacaaaaaggtGATCCTTCATCTTCAGCTGCCTTGTCTGAAAGTGAAGAGTCAGGGGTAGCTGATGTtaaaccaaaagaaaagggtAGGAAAGCGGAAGAGATAGATCAGAAATCTGGACAAAATGTTCAAAAGGTGTCTAATATGGTATTGCCAACAAGAAAGAATAAGCTTGTTTCTGGGGAAGAACATGGAGATGGTGTTCGGAGGCAAGGGAGGACAGGACGCAGTCTTGCTGCCACAAGGTCAATGATTCCAATGACATCTGAGAAGCTTGGGAATATAGGAACTGCAAAACAGCTTAGAAGTGCAAGACTAGGATCCGATAAGAATGAAAG CAAGGCAGGTCGTCCACCATCCAGGAAACTTTCTGATCGCAAGGCCTATGCACGTCAAAAGCCTGCTATTAATGCAGCTGCAGATTTTTTTG TTGGGTCGGAAGATGGACATGAAGAGCTGCTAGCTGCTGTAAAGGGTGTTATCAACTCTG CTCATGCATTCTCCAGCCCCTTCTGGAGGCAGATGGAGCCTTTCTTCAGTTTGATAACTGAGGAGGATATTACTTACTGGAAGCAAAAG GTAAATCTTGAATCAAGCACTCTGACACCAACTCCCGTTCCTTCAAATATAGATGGCTGTGAAACCATTGTTAATGGATATGGGTTGATGGGCTGTGAAAGAGATGCTGGATTtgatgctcaatggaatgctgGAATTGTTGCAGAACAGTCACAACTATCTAAGGGAGATCATAATGTGATTCCTCTCTGTCAAAGGCTTATAGCTGCTTTAATCTCAGAGGAGGAGTGTAGTGGTGGAAGTGAACACTTCAAGTTTGATGCATATGATAATGAATTTGAGCCTGATCGGGAACCAGAATTGAATGGTTTGGATCACCACTCAGGAACAGATTTTCAGTTTGCTTGTCATTCTGCTTATAATGGTTTCAGGATTTTGGACAAGCCAGAACAGGATGAAACTGAAAGGGATATAGTTGGTATTCCTCCAACTGGGTTGAATTCAAGCTTTGATAAATCCGTAAATGGTTTTCTTCATGATAAAGCAATGTCTAGCTTCACCTGTTCAGAGTTACAATATGATAGCTTGGATATAAATGATAAGCTTCTCTTGGAGCTTAAAAGTATTGGAATTTCCCCAGCACCAGTG ccTGATATGTTGCAAACAGATGATGAAGGAATATCAGAGGATATTATTAGGTTGGAGGAGCTTTACCTAGGACAG ATTTCCAAGAAGAAAAACTTGCTATATGGATTGTTCGAATCTGCCTCAGTGGATaaagaacttcaagaaaa GGATTTTGAGCAACGTGCTCTAGATAAACTTGTTGTGATGGCTTATGAGAAATACATG GCTTGTTGGGGTCCTAGTCCCTCTGGTGGGAAAAATACAAGCAACAAAATGGCCAAGCAAGCTGCATTGGGATTTGTCAAACGGACATTGGGGCGATGCCATCAATTTGAAGATACTGGCAAGAGCTGCTTCAGTGATCCTTTATTCAAGGATATGTTCCTTGCTGAATCCTCAAAACCTTATGCCTCTTCCCTTTCTGTGGAAGCAAGAACAG CTTCCATGGGTTCACAGCAGAGCCCATCACAGTTTAGTCAGAATATGGATAATCATGATCTCAATTCATCAGATGTGCTTCCTGGTTTAAATTACTCATCTGAGCAAACAAGTGGGAAGGAAGATCTCTGGTCAAACAGAGTGAAGAAGAGGGAATTGTCCCTTGACGATGTTGGCGGTACTCCAGGTATTTCTAGTGCTCCAGGCATCGGAAGTTCTGTAACAAGCAGTGCAAAAGGAAAGAGAAGTGAGAGAGACAGAGACGGAAAGGGGCACAGCAGGGAGGTACTATCCAGAAATGGAACTACTAAAGTTGGTAGGCCAGCATCATCCAGTGCTAAGGGAGATAGAAAATCTAAAACAAAGCCTAAGCAGAAAGCAACTCAGAATTCTGTTTCTGTGAATGGCCTCCTTGGGAAGCTAACAGAGCAACCAAAACCAGCATTGCCTTCTGTTCCAAAGTCTAATGAAATGCCTACAAATAGCAATGCAAAGGAAAAGGATGAGTTTGGCTTGGGTGGATTGGATGACCACGAGCCTATTGACTTGTCCAACCTGCAGCTACCTGGAATGGATGTACTTGGTGTTGGTGATGACCAAGGTCAGGATCTTGGTTCGTGGTTGAATATTGATGATGATGGATTACAAGATCATGATGACTTTATGGGCGGCCTTGAAATCCCAATGGATGATCTATCGGACTTGAATATGATGGTTTGA